Within the Phoenix dactylifera cultivar Barhee BC4 unplaced genomic scaffold, palm_55x_up_171113_PBpolish2nd_filt_p 000445F, whole genome shotgun sequence genome, the region ATGTGATTACCAGAATGTCTATGGTTCTGAGTGTCCTGTCATGGACTTTATTGCTGAATTTGATGTTATATTTAGTCATTGTTTCAATTTCCTGATAAGGCCGAGGAAGGTAGCTAGGAATTTAATTACCTCTGTATTTCTCTGTTGATTTTTTATATTCTTGTACTCATGATGTTGCTGTTTCTCTTGCAGAGACTGTTGAAGAGGACTTTGGAGGTAGCGCGAAGGAAAACTTTATTGAAGTAGACCATTCTCTCCTGTCATCAACAACTTATGCTGGCAGTTCAGAATTGGTTTGTCATTTCAAAACTGAGATCATGGAACCTTGTTCTTTGGATGGGGAAAACACAGTAAATATAGCTACTAATTCTACTTTGGACATTATTAGTTCTGGTAATTCTCTTGACAATTCATCTGCTGAGCTGCTTCAGAAAGTTAGTGAAGGATTAAATAATTGTTTCCCATCATCATCACCTGATTAAAGAGGACTCTTCATGTTGATAGCCCTGAATTGGTTTATACCATTAAAAGGGAGATCTTGGAAAATGATTCCCCGCTGCATCAGAATCCTGTTTATGTTGCTGCTTCCTCTACTGTGGATTTCATtgcaaaatttaattattctgaAAAGTTATCTACTGAACCATTTGGAAGACATGAAGATGTCTTGGAGAATGGAGGATCAAATTCTTCCAGTAATACATCAACAAACTGTTGCCTTAATGAGGTCTCTACTGAATATATAGAACCTGATCAGTGCTCTCTATCAGAAAATGAAGAACATGCTAATGAAATCAGGAAGATGGACCTTTCAGAAATGTCCAACCGGAAACTTCGTCTTTCCTTAGTCTCTATACACAAAGCAGTTCCCTTCGATCTCTGCAGCTCTGGACCAGCCTCTATGACCATAGATCCTGGTGCTGATATCCCTTCAGCTAGCAGCCATAGCTACAGAAGCATGGATATCAAAGTTGCAGAGGCTTGTGCTTCTGTGTGGGGACATGAAGATTCTCGAAGTTTAGCTCATTATTACCTGTACAACAGATGCCAATATGTAGTCATATAGAACATGCGACCAATGCTTGTAGCCTCCTATGCAAGGAACATGATTTGGAATTAATCTTTAATACTGCTACAGAAGGTGAATGCTCTAATAATTCAGCTTATCATCCGATTGCTGCAGATGAACGTAGCCTCCTTTGCAGGGAACATGATTTGGATGAAATCTTTAATACTGGTCTAGAAGGTGAATGCCTTCATAATACATCTCATCATTCAGTTGCTGGAGATGAACAAATAAACAGTAATGATAATGAAAGTATTAGCACTCATCTAGAAGAGTTCTCCGAAGCATATAATCTCTATTCCCCAAAACCTTCCCATACATGCTGTGGTGCTCTTGCTGAAAGCTCGTGTAAGACTGAGGAGTTGTCCTCCAAAGAGGGAGGTCGTGCAGAGGAAGTAACATCTTATTCTGTTGAAATATCTGGTGTGAATGACCCAGAGGGACTCACTAGAGCACCTGATTCCCGGTCTCCTAAAATTTCCCCAACATGCTTCAGTACTCTCAGTGGCTTGCATTGTGCTGACAGTTTATCAAAGGTTGCAGGAGAATTTTCATCTTTTGGTGTGGAGGGAAAGTTGCATGCTGCTAAAGACCAACCAGCTTCTTCTGAAATCTCCCAGTTAGTCGATGCAAAGGGACCAAAAACATGGGAAAAAGAGCACAAACACGATAAAGGGTTGTTGGTAGCTCATTCTCCGCAAAGGCTACTATCGAACAGAAAGGTTTGGACAATACTGTtagtttgtttcttacttgGTCCATATCTGATACTGTAGACTTAATTTTGATAGTACTGTTTTGCAGACCATTTCTCCAACTTCTCAGGAAAAGCTTTGGCAGCTCTGAGTGACATTGATTTATATGGTGCCAGTCAACTCCCCAGTAAGAAAATCATCTATATATGTTTGCATTTATTTTTATACCAATAATTGTGCTTTGGTTGTAACCCAAAAAAATCCGAGAATAGGAAGAAGCTTTGGTCGGAGACATGGACTAAAACGAAGACTCCATCATCATTATCAGGTCAGAAGGAAGCTGAAGCATTGCTAGCCCCTGAGCAAAT harbors:
- the LOC120106067 gene encoding uncharacterized protein LOC120106067, with product MHGSMPVAQMKASIADRPSEDSAADLHDLKSEAETVEEDFGGSAKENFIEVDHSLLSSTTYAGSSELVCHFKTEIMEPCSLDGENTVNIATNSTLDIISSGNSLDNSSAELLQKVSEGLNNCFPSSSPD